A region from the Stutzerimonas stutzeri genome encodes:
- the gabT gene encoding 4-aminobutyrate--2-oxoglutarate transaminase, producing the protein MSKTNESLMQRRVAAVPRGVGQIHPIFADHAKNSSVVDVEGREFIDFAGGIAVLNTGHLHPKIIKAVEDQLHKLTHTCFQVLAYEPYVELCEKINARVPGDFAKKTLLVTTGSEAVENAVKIARAATGRAGVIAFTGAYHGRTMMTLGLTGKVAPYSAGMGLMPGGIFRALYPCAIHGVSVDESIASIERIFKNDAEPRDIAAIIIEPVQGEGGFNVAPKEFMVRLRALCDQHGILLIADEVQTGAGRTGTFFAMEQMGVVADLTTFAKSVGGGFPIAGVCGKAEIMDSIAPGGLGGTYAGNPLSCAAALAVMEIFEEEKLLDRCKAVAEKLTSGLKAIQAKHKEIGEVRGLGAMIAIELFEDGDHARPAAALTSQIVARAREKGLILLSCGTYYNVLRVLVPLTAEDELLDRGLAIIGECFDELT; encoded by the coding sequence ATGAGCAAGACCAACGAATCCCTGATGCAACGCCGTGTCGCCGCCGTCCCTCGTGGTGTCGGCCAGATTCACCCGATCTTTGCCGATCACGCGAAGAACAGCAGCGTGGTCGACGTGGAAGGTCGCGAATTCATCGATTTCGCCGGCGGCATCGCTGTGCTGAATACCGGTCACCTGCACCCGAAGATCATCAAGGCGGTGGAAGATCAGTTGCACAAGCTGACCCACACCTGCTTCCAGGTACTGGCGTACGAGCCTTATGTCGAGCTGTGCGAGAAGATCAACGCGCGGGTGCCGGGCGATTTCGCCAAGAAGACCTTGCTGGTCACCACCGGCTCCGAGGCCGTTGAAAACGCGGTGAAGATTGCCCGCGCCGCCACCGGCCGCGCCGGCGTGATCGCCTTCACCGGTGCCTATCACGGTCGCACCATGATGACCCTCGGCCTGACCGGCAAGGTTGCGCCCTATTCGGCCGGCATGGGCCTGATGCCGGGCGGCATCTTCCGCGCGCTGTATCCCTGCGCGATCCATGGTGTCAGCGTCGACGAGTCGATCGCCAGCATCGAGCGCATCTTCAAGAACGACGCCGAGCCGCGTGATATCGCCGCGATCATCATCGAGCCGGTGCAGGGCGAGGGCGGCTTCAACGTCGCGCCGAAGGAGTTCATGGTCCGTTTGCGCGCGCTCTGCGATCAGCACGGCATTCTGTTGATCGCCGACGAGGTGCAGACCGGCGCCGGGCGCACCGGCACCTTCTTCGCCATGGAGCAGATGGGCGTGGTCGCCGACCTGACCACCTTCGCCAAATCCGTCGGCGGTGGCTTCCCGATCGCCGGGGTGTGCGGCAAGGCCGAGATCATGGATTCCATCGCCCCCGGCGGGCTGGGCGGCACCTATGCGGGCAATCCGCTGTCTTGCGCGGCGGCGCTGGCCGTGATGGAAATCTTCGAGGAGGAAAAGCTGCTCGACCGTTGCAAGGCGGTGGCCGAGAAGCTCACCAGCGGCCTCAAGGCGATCCAGGCCAAGCACAAGGAGATCGGCGAGGTGCGCGGGCTCGGCGCGATGATCGCCATCGAGCTGTTCGAGGACGGCGATCATGCGCGGCCGGCTGCCGCGCTTACCTCGCAGATTGTTGCCAGGGCGCGGGAGAAGGGGCTGATCCTGCTCTCCTGCGGCACCTACTACAACGTGCTGCGCGTGCTGGTGCCGCTGACTGCGGAGGACGAGCTGCTCGACCGCGGTCTGGCCATCATCGGCGAATGCTTTGATGAACTGACCTGA
- the rpe gene encoding ribulose-phosphate 3-epimerase: MQPFAIAPSILSANFARLGEEVDNVLAAGADIVHFDVMDNHYVPNLTIGPMVCSALRKHGVTAPIDVHLMVRPVDRMIGDFLEAGASYITFHPEASDHIDRSLQLIKDGGAKAGLVFNPATPLDVLKYVMDKVDMVLLMSVNPGFGGQKFIPGTLDKLREARALIDASGREIRLEIDGGVNPNNIREIAAAGADTFVAGSAIFNQPDYKAVIDQMRAELAQARP; the protein is encoded by the coding sequence ATGCAGCCGTTCGCCATCGCTCCCTCCATCCTCTCCGCCAATTTCGCCCGCCTGGGCGAGGAAGTGGACAACGTGCTCGCCGCCGGTGCGGACATCGTCCATTTCGACGTGATGGACAACCACTACGTGCCCAACCTGACCATCGGCCCGATGGTCTGCTCGGCGTTGCGCAAGCATGGCGTCACCGCCCCGATCGACGTGCACCTGATGGTTCGTCCGGTGGACCGCATGATCGGTGACTTTCTCGAAGCCGGCGCCAGCTACATCACCTTCCACCCAGAGGCTTCGGATCACATCGATCGCTCTCTGCAGCTGATCAAGGACGGCGGAGCCAAGGCTGGCCTGGTGTTCAACCCGGCGACGCCGCTGGACGTGCTCAAGTACGTGATGGACAAGGTCGACATGGTCCTGCTGATGAGCGTGAACCCCGGCTTCGGCGGGCAGAAGTTCATCCCCGGTACCCTGGACAAGCTGCGCGAAGCGCGTGCGCTGATCGATGCCAGCGGCCGCGAGATCCGGCTGGAGATCGACGGTGGCGTCAATCCGAACAACATCCGCGAGATCGCTGCCGCTGGCGCCGACACCTTCGTCGCCGGCTCGGCCATCTTCAATCAGCCGGACTACAAGGCGGTGATCGACCAGATGCGCGCCGAACTGGCGCAGGCTCGCCCATGA
- a CDS encoding phosphoglycolate phosphatase, with amino-acid sequence MTRLEQLFDGRLPGLVMFDLDGTLMDSVPDLAAAVDKMLMLLGRKPAGIERVRDWVGNGSRVLVRRALAGGLQHEGVANELADEALALFMQAYSGGHARTTVYPGVHDCLDWLRERDIKLAIITNKPAQFIEPLLEEKGLAGYFQWLVGGDTLPQQKPDPAALFYVMDKAEVAPAAALFIGDSRNDVRAAKAAGVPCVALSYGYNHGEPIVNEAPALVLDDLRELVASVPGLR; translated from the coding sequence ATGACGCGTCTGGAACAGCTGTTCGACGGCAGGCTGCCGGGCCTGGTTATGTTCGACCTGGACGGCACCCTGATGGATTCGGTACCGGACCTGGCCGCCGCAGTGGACAAGATGTTGATGCTGCTCGGCCGGAAGCCCGCCGGCATCGAGCGGGTACGCGACTGGGTCGGCAATGGCTCGCGGGTGCTGGTGCGGCGCGCCCTGGCTGGCGGCCTCCAACATGAGGGCGTTGCGAACGAGCTGGCCGACGAGGCGCTGGCGCTGTTCATGCAGGCCTATTCCGGCGGTCACGCGCGGACAACGGTCTACCCCGGCGTGCACGACTGCCTGGACTGGTTGCGTGAGCGCGACATCAAGCTGGCGATCATCACCAACAAGCCGGCGCAGTTCATCGAACCATTGCTGGAGGAGAAGGGGCTGGCCGGCTATTTCCAGTGGCTTGTCGGGGGCGATACCTTGCCGCAGCAGAAGCCCGATCCGGCGGCTTTGTTTTATGTAATGGACAAGGCGGAGGTGGCTCCGGCCGCCGCGCTGTTCATTGGCGACTCGCGCAACGACGTGCGCGCCGCCAAGGCGGCTGGCGTCCCCTGCGTGGCGCTGAGCTATGGCTACAACCATGGGGAGCCGATCGTTAACGAAGCACCCGCGCTGGTGCTCGACGACCTGCGCGAGCTGGTTGCTTCGGTTCCGGGGCTGCGCTAG
- the trpE gene encoding anthranilate synthase component I, translating into MTREEFLRLAAKGHNRIPLSFETIADFDTPLTLYLKLADAPNSYLLESVQGGEKWGRYSIIGLPCRTVLRVQDHRISVATDGIETEACEVEDPLAFVESFQQRYRVAPVDGLPRFNGGLVGYFGYDSVRYVERKLASCPNPDPLGTPDILLMVSDAVVVFDNLAGKLHCIVLVDPAQPDAFDAGQAKLQALREKLRQSITPRLGLDFESGAGHEPTFRSSFSRGDYEQAVNRIKDYILAGDCMQVVISQRMSIPFKAAPIDLYRALRCFNPTPYMYFFNFGDFHVVGSSPEVLVRVEEGLVTVRPIAGTRPRGANEEADLALEKDLLSDAKELAEHLMLIDLGRNDVGRVAENGSVRLTEKMVIERYSNVMHIVSNVTGQLKAPLTAMDALRAILPAGTLSGAPKIRAMEIIDELEPVKRGVYGGAVGYLAWNGNMDTAIAIRTAVIKDGELHVQAGAGIVADSQPALEWEETLNKRRAMFRAVALAEKGAD; encoded by the coding sequence ATGACCCGCGAAGAATTCCTGCGTTTGGCCGCCAAAGGCCACAACCGCATTCCCCTGTCGTTCGAAACCATCGCCGACTTCGATACGCCTCTGACGCTCTATCTCAAGCTCGCCGACGCGCCCAATTCCTACCTGCTCGAGTCTGTGCAGGGCGGGGAGAAGTGGGGGCGTTATTCGATCATCGGCCTACCGTGCCGCACTGTGTTGCGCGTCCAGGATCACCGCATCAGCGTGGCCACCGACGGCATCGAGACCGAGGCCTGCGAGGTCGAGGATCCGCTGGCCTTCGTCGAGTCGTTCCAGCAGCGCTACCGCGTTGCGCCGGTCGACGGTCTGCCGCGCTTCAACGGAGGGCTGGTGGGTTACTTCGGCTACGACAGCGTGCGCTATGTCGAGCGCAAGCTGGCGAGCTGCCCGAACCCCGATCCGCTGGGCACGCCGGATATTTTGCTGATGGTCTCGGACGCGGTGGTGGTGTTCGACAATCTGGCCGGCAAGCTGCACTGTATCGTGCTGGTCGATCCGGCGCAGCCAGATGCCTTTGATGCGGGGCAGGCAAAACTGCAGGCCCTGCGCGAAAAACTGCGGCAGTCGATCACGCCGCGTCTGGGCCTGGATTTCGAAAGCGGCGCCGGCCACGAGCCAACGTTCCGTTCGAGCTTCAGTCGTGGAGACTACGAACAGGCCGTCAACCGCATCAAGGACTACATCCTCGCTGGCGATTGCATGCAGGTGGTGATCTCCCAGCGCATGTCGATCCCGTTCAAGGCGGCGCCGATCGACCTCTATCGCGCGCTGCGCTGCTTTAACCCGACTCCCTACATGTACTTCTTCAACTTCGGCGATTTCCATGTGGTGGGCTCGTCGCCGGAAGTGCTGGTGCGGGTCGAAGAAGGCCTGGTCACGGTCCGGCCCATCGCCGGCACCCGCCCACGCGGCGCCAACGAGGAAGCGGACCTGGCGCTGGAAAAGGATCTGCTCAGCGACGCCAAGGAGCTGGCCGAGCACCTGATGCTGATCGACCTGGGCCGCAACGACGTCGGCCGCGTGGCCGAGAACGGCTCGGTGCGGCTGACCGAAAAGATGGTCATTGAGCGCTACTCCAACGTCATGCACATCGTTTCCAACGTCACGGGCCAGCTCAAGGCGCCGCTGACCGCAATGGATGCACTGCGCGCGATCCTGCCGGCCGGCACCCTGTCAGGCGCGCCGAAGATCCGTGCCATGGAAATCATCGACGAGCTGGAGCCGGTGAAACGCGGCGTTTACGGCGGCGCGGTCGGCTACCTGGCCTGGAACGGCAACATGGACACCGCGATCGCCATCCGTACCGCGGTGATCAAGGACGGCGAGCTGCATGTGCAGGCCGGCGCCGGGATCGTCGCCGACTCGCAGCCGGCGCTGGAATGGGAAGAGACGCTCAACAAGCGTCGCGCCATGTTCCGTGCGGTAGCCCTGGCGGAGAAGGGCGCGGACTGA
- a CDS encoding putative bifunctional diguanylate cyclase/phosphodiesterase — protein MPLLPSHPSRANSHSLPLVWMLVAALAGLLVLVYLLSNLADFNGSPVWFPLPLHIVAETFSIAVAALVFAVAWHAQQPRPLSNPWLACAFLAIALLDLAHMLSYKGMPAVVTPASPEKAIAFWLVSRLVLALTLLAVAWRVCHRLGALPRPVLLFSTLGLVALVVYLQLFRPQLWPRTFIEGQGLTRFKILAEWLIIALLVLAAWPFWRARERDETGYFDGMLAATLVSILAELCFTAYANVNSFYSLLGHAYKIISYGFIYQVVFVSSVRAPYERLAIEMTERVAAQKRADYMAHFDGLTGLPNLSLLEDRTRQALAAALKLKGAVAVLYVDLDHFKMVNDSFGRAFGDQVLCTMATRLQQALPDGAVLARGGGDEFVVLLADLADAEAASAVIQFVLDTLAEPCVIQRQEVVMSTSIGVAVGPGDGMDFPCLLRNAEMAMYKAKEAGRRTWCYYNAALDAEMRGRLYLINGLRVAIERDELFLDYQLQVDLVSGEVVGAEALVRWQHPQWGLVAPGQFIPAAEQSGLIVDIGQWIILEACRQAARWRAEGLCIPRVAVNVAAIQLHQGTLVRTVSSALEQTGLPPSALELELTESSLIENTEQVMITLARLKALGVTLAIDDFGTGYSCLAYLRRLSVDTLKIDRSFVNDLLTDDGHAIVAAIIHMADSLGLSTLAEGVEDEGTAAELRRLGCRQAQGFFYARPARARALPAIVAALSHESSAAGW, from the coding sequence ATGCCGTTACTGCCCAGCCATCCTTCGCGCGCCAATTCGCACAGCTTGCCGCTGGTATGGATGCTGGTCGCCGCCCTGGCCGGGCTGCTGGTTCTCGTCTATCTGTTGTCGAATCTGGCGGACTTCAACGGCAGCCCGGTGTGGTTCCCGTTGCCGCTGCACATCGTCGCCGAAACTTTCTCGATCGCGGTTGCGGCATTGGTGTTCGCCGTGGCCTGGCATGCCCAGCAACCGCGGCCGCTGTCGAACCCCTGGCTGGCGTGCGCGTTTCTGGCCATCGCCCTGTTGGACCTGGCTCATATGCTGTCCTACAAGGGCATGCCGGCTGTGGTGACGCCGGCTTCGCCGGAAAAGGCCATCGCATTCTGGCTGGTATCGCGTCTTGTGCTCGCCTTGACGCTGCTCGCGGTGGCCTGGCGGGTATGCCATCGGCTCGGGGCCTTGCCCCGGCCCGTGCTGCTGTTCTCAACGCTTGGTCTGGTCGCGCTGGTCGTCTACCTGCAGCTTTTCCGGCCGCAGCTATGGCCGCGGACCTTCATCGAAGGGCAGGGTCTGACCCGCTTCAAGATTCTCGCTGAATGGCTGATCATCGCTTTGCTCGTCCTGGCGGCGTGGCCGTTCTGGCGGGCCCGGGAGCGCGACGAAACAGGCTACTTCGACGGCATGCTGGCCGCGACACTGGTGTCGATTCTCGCCGAGCTGTGCTTTACCGCCTACGCCAATGTGAACAGCTTCTACAGCCTGCTGGGGCATGCCTACAAGATCATTTCCTACGGCTTCATCTATCAGGTGGTGTTCGTCTCGAGCGTGCGCGCGCCCTACGAGCGGCTGGCGATCGAAATGACCGAGCGAGTTGCGGCGCAGAAACGTGCCGACTACATGGCTCACTTCGACGGCCTGACGGGGCTGCCCAATCTGAGCCTGCTCGAAGATCGGACGCGCCAGGCTCTGGCCGCCGCGCTTAAGCTCAAGGGGGCCGTGGCGGTGCTCTACGTCGATCTCGACCATTTCAAGATGGTCAACGACTCGTTCGGCCGTGCTTTCGGCGACCAGGTCCTGTGCACCATGGCGACCAGGCTGCAGCAGGCCCTGCCCGATGGTGCGGTGCTGGCCCGCGGAGGCGGCGATGAGTTTGTCGTGCTCCTGGCGGACCTTGCCGACGCCGAAGCTGCATCGGCTGTTATCCAGTTCGTGCTCGACACCTTGGCTGAACCCTGCGTCATTCAACGCCAGGAAGTGGTGATGTCCACCAGCATCGGCGTGGCCGTCGGTCCAGGGGACGGCATGGACTTCCCCTGCCTGCTGCGCAACGCCGAGATGGCCATGTACAAGGCCAAGGAGGCCGGGCGACGCACCTGGTGTTATTACAACGCTGCGCTCGATGCCGAGATGCGCGGGCGGCTATACCTGATCAACGGGCTGCGGGTCGCGATCGAGCGTGACGAGCTGTTTCTGGACTACCAACTGCAAGTGGATCTGGTCAGTGGCGAGGTGGTGGGCGCCGAAGCGTTGGTGCGCTGGCAACATCCGCAATGGGGGCTGGTCGCGCCTGGGCAGTTCATTCCGGCAGCGGAGCAGAGCGGGCTGATCGTCGATATCGGCCAATGGATCATTCTCGAGGCGTGCCGGCAGGCCGCACGGTGGCGCGCCGAAGGGCTGTGCATCCCGCGCGTGGCGGTCAACGTCGCGGCGATACAACTGCACCAGGGTACGCTGGTGCGGACCGTTTCCAGCGCGCTCGAACAGACCGGGCTGCCGCCATCGGCACTGGAGCTCGAGTTGACCGAGTCCAGCCTGATCGAAAACACCGAGCAGGTGATGATCACGCTAGCGCGGCTGAAAGCGCTGGGCGTGACGCTGGCCATCGATGACTTCGGCACGGGTTATTCCTGCCTGGCCTACCTGCGCCGCTTGTCCGTGGATACGCTGAAAATTGATCGATCCTTCGTCAATGACCTGCTCACCGACGATGGCCATGCCATCGTCGCCGCCATCATCCACATGGCCGATTCGCTGGGCCTCAGCACGCTGGCCGAGGGCGTCGAAGACGAAGGTACTGCAGCGGAACTGCGCCGGTTGGGCTGCCGGCAGGCGCAGGGCTTCTTCTATGCGCGGCCGGCGCGTGCTCGCGCGCTGCCGGCCATCGTCGCGGCGCTGTCGCACGAGTCGAGCGCGGCCGGGTGGTAA
- a CDS encoding aminodeoxychorismate/anthranilate synthase component II, with the protein MLLMLDNYDSFTYNVVQYLGELGADVRVVRNDELSVAEIEALNPERIVVSPGPCTPNEAGVSLELIRHFAGKLPILGVCLGHQSIGQAFGGDVVRARQVMHGKTSPVYHHDQGVFSGLNNPLTVTRYHSLVVKRETLPDCLEVTAWTQHEDGTLDEIMGLRHKTLNIEGVQFHPESILTEQGHELFANFLKQTGGVR; encoded by the coding sequence ATGCTGCTAATGCTGGATAACTACGACTCCTTTACCTACAACGTGGTGCAATACCTCGGCGAGCTCGGTGCCGATGTTAGGGTCGTGCGCAACGATGAACTCAGCGTTGCCGAGATCGAGGCCCTGAACCCGGAGCGCATCGTCGTCTCGCCAGGCCCCTGCACGCCCAACGAGGCGGGCGTCTCGCTGGAACTGATTCGCCATTTCGCCGGCAAGCTGCCGATCCTCGGCGTTTGCCTTGGCCATCAAAGCATCGGCCAGGCCTTCGGTGGCGACGTAGTGCGTGCTCGCCAGGTCATGCACGGCAAGACCAGCCCGGTCTATCACCATGACCAGGGTGTGTTCTCGGGGCTGAACAACCCACTCACGGTGACGCGCTACCACTCACTGGTGGTCAAGCGCGAAACGCTGCCCGACTGCCTGGAAGTGACGGCCTGGACGCAGCACGAAGACGGAACCCTCGACGAAATCATGGGGTTGCGGCACAAGACCTTGAATATCGAGGGCGTGCAGTTCCACCCCGAATCAATCCTTACCGAGCAGGGACACGAGCTGTTCGCCAATTTTCTGAAGCAGACCGGAGGCGTGCGCTGA
- the trpD gene encoding anthranilate phosphoribosyltransferase: MDIKEALNRIVGQLDLSTDEMKAVMRQIMTGQCTDAQVGAFLMGMRMKSETIDEIVGAVQVMRELAEPVHFDTHRLVDTCGTGGDGMNIFNVSTAAAFVVAAAGGKVAKHGNRAVSGKSGSADLLEAAGVNLDLTPAQVARSVDAVGVGFMFAPAHHGAMKYAAGPRRELGLRTLFNILGPMSNPAGVKHQVLGVFSKELCRPMAEVLSRLGSQHVLVVHAQDGLDEISLAAPTHVAELNKGEISEYRVQPEDFGIKSQSLIGLNVEDAQGSLALIRDALGRRKTENGQKAADMIVLNAGAALYAADVASSLKQGVEIAHDALHTGLARDKFEELVSFTVVFKQEQAQ; the protein is encoded by the coding sequence ATGGACATCAAGGAAGCCCTCAACCGCATCGTCGGCCAACTCGACCTGAGCACCGACGAGATGAAGGCGGTGATGCGCCAGATCATGACCGGCCAATGCACCGATGCGCAGGTGGGTGCGTTTCTCATGGGCATGCGCATGAAGAGCGAGACCATCGATGAGATCGTTGGCGCGGTGCAGGTCATGCGAGAACTCGCCGAACCGGTTCATTTCGATACTCATCGGCTGGTCGATACCTGCGGGACCGGTGGCGACGGGATGAACATCTTCAACGTGTCCACCGCCGCGGCGTTCGTCGTCGCGGCCGCCGGCGGCAAGGTGGCCAAGCACGGCAACCGGGCTGTCTCGGGCAAAAGCGGCAGTGCCGATCTGCTCGAGGCGGCCGGCGTCAATCTCGACCTCACCCCCGCCCAGGTGGCGCGCAGTGTGGATGCCGTGGGCGTCGGCTTCATGTTCGCACCGGCCCACCACGGCGCGATGAAGTATGCCGCCGGCCCTCGCCGCGAACTGGGGTTGCGCACGCTGTTCAATATCCTTGGACCCATGTCGAACCCGGCCGGGGTCAAGCATCAGGTGCTCGGCGTGTTCAGCAAGGAGCTTTGCCGGCCGATGGCCGAGGTGCTGTCGCGCCTCGGAAGCCAGCATGTGCTGGTCGTTCACGCCCAGGATGGGCTCGACGAGATCAGCCTGGCGGCACCGACCCACGTGGCCGAGTTGAACAAGGGCGAGATCAGCGAATACCGCGTCCAGCCGGAAGACTTCGGCATAAAAAGCCAGAGCCTGATCGGGCTCAACGTCGAGGACGCGCAAGGCTCGCTGGCCTTGATTCGCGACGCGCTGGGGCGGCGCAAGACCGAGAACGGTCAAAAGGCCGCAGACATGATCGTGCTCAACGCTGGCGCTGCGTTATATGCGGCCGACGTGGCCAGTAGTCTCAAGCAAGGCGTCGAGATCGCCCATGACGCACTGCATACGGGCCTGGCGCGCGACAAGTTCGAAGAGCTGGTGTCCTTCACCGTGGTGTTCAAGCAGGAGCAAGCGCAATGA
- the trpC gene encoding indole-3-glycerol phosphate synthase TrpC: MSVPTVLEKIITRKREEVAERRARVGLAELEAAAAAADPVRGFARRLQEQAGHKQPAVIAEIKKASPSKGVLREDFVPADIAKSYEAGGATCLSVLTDIDFFQGADEYLQQARAACKLPVIRKDFMVDPYQVIEARALGADCILLIVAALEDGQMAELAEVAKAQGLDVLVEVHDGAELERALRLDTPLVGVNNRNLHTFELSLETTLDLLPRIPRDRLVVTESGILHRADVELMEINEVHAFLVGEAFMRAEQPGVELQRLFFPGRNRPRLASDPD; encoded by the coding sequence ATGAGCGTGCCGACGGTTCTGGAAAAAATCATCACGCGCAAGCGCGAGGAGGTGGCCGAGCGTCGTGCTCGAGTCGGCCTCGCCGAGCTGGAAGCAGCGGCGGCTGCGGCAGATCCGGTCCGCGGTTTTGCACGGCGCTTGCAGGAGCAGGCTGGACACAAGCAGCCCGCGGTGATCGCCGAGATCAAGAAGGCCTCACCGAGCAAAGGCGTGCTGCGCGAAGACTTCGTGCCAGCGGACATCGCCAAGAGCTACGAGGCGGGTGGGGCGACCTGCCTGTCGGTGCTGACCGACATCGATTTCTTTCAAGGTGCCGACGAATATCTGCAGCAGGCGCGCGCCGCCTGCAAATTGCCGGTGATCCGCAAGGATTTCATGGTCGATCCCTACCAGGTGATCGAGGCGAGGGCGCTGGGCGCCGATTGCATTCTGCTGATCGTCGCGGCGCTGGAAGACGGGCAGATGGCTGAGCTGGCCGAGGTGGCCAAGGCCCAGGGCCTCGATGTGCTGGTGGAAGTACATGACGGGGCGGAGCTGGAGCGAGCGTTACGCCTGGATACGCCCTTGGTCGGCGTCAACAATCGTAATCTGCACACCTTCGAGCTGAGCCTGGAGACCACGCTCGACCTGCTTCCGCGCATCCCGCGCGACCGTCTAGTCGTCACCGAAAGTGGGATCCTGCATCGCGCCGATGTCGAGCTCATGGAAATCAACGAGGTGCATGCGTTTCTGGTCGGCGAAGCCTTCATGCGTGCCGAGCAGCCCGGCGTCGAGTTGCAGCGGCTGTTCTTCCCTGGCCGCAACCGACCGCGGTTGGCGAGCGATCCGGACTGA
- the crp gene encoding cAMP-activated global transcriptional regulator CRP — MVAITLTPKIKNIDKLLAHCHRRRYTAKSTIIYAGDRCETLFFIVKGSVTILIEDDDGREMIIAYLNSGDFFGEMGLFEKEGMEKERSAWVRAKTECEVAELSYAKFRELTQQDPDILYALGSQMAERLRNTTRKVGDLAFLDVTGRVARTLLDLCKQPDAMTHPDGMQIKITRQEIGRIVGCSREMVGRVLKSLESQGLVHVKGKTMVVFGTR; from the coding sequence ATGGTTGCTATTACACTCACGCCCAAGATCAAGAACATCGACAAACTCCTCGCGCATTGCCACCGACGACGCTATACCGCCAAGAGCACCATCATCTACGCAGGCGATCGCTGCGAAACGCTCTTCTTCATAGTCAAAGGCTCGGTCACCATCCTGATCGAGGACGATGACGGTCGCGAGATGATCATCGCCTACCTCAATTCGGGAGACTTCTTCGGGGAGATGGGTCTGTTCGAAAAAGAAGGCATGGAGAAAGAGCGCAGTGCCTGGGTTCGCGCCAAGACGGAGTGCGAAGTCGCCGAACTGAGCTACGCGAAGTTTCGTGAACTGACCCAGCAGGATCCCGACATCCTGTACGCACTGGGTAGCCAGATGGCCGAACGCCTGCGCAATACCACCCGTAAGGTTGGCGACCTGGCGTTTCTCGACGTGACCGGCCGCGTGGCCCGCACTCTGCTCGACCTCTGCAAACAGCCCGACGCAATGACCCATCCCGATGGCATGCAGATCAAGATCACCCGTCAGGAAATCGGTCGCATCGTCGGCTGTTCGAGGGAAATGGTCGGGCGTGTACTCAAGAGCCTGGAGTCGCAGGGCCTGGTACATGTCAAAGGGAAAACCATGGTGGTGTTCGGTACGCGTTGA
- a CDS encoding OsmC family protein, protein MKARIQWAGEAMFLGESGSGHVVVMDGPPENGGRNLGVRPMEMLLLGLGGCSNFDVVSILKKSRQAVESCEAFLEAERADEDPKVFTKIHLRFVVKGRGLKEAQVKRAVELSAEKYCSASIMLGRAGVEISHAYEIVELG, encoded by the coding sequence ATGAAAGCGCGCATTCAGTGGGCTGGCGAAGCGATGTTTCTTGGTGAATCGGGAAGCGGCCATGTCGTGGTCATGGACGGTCCGCCGGAGAACGGAGGGCGCAATCTCGGTGTTCGCCCAATGGAAATGCTGCTGTTGGGGCTCGGTGGTTGCAGTAACTTCGATGTGGTAAGCATTCTGAAGAAGTCACGGCAGGCGGTGGAAAGCTGCGAGGCGTTCCTCGAAGCTGAGCGCGCCGACGAAGATCCCAAGGTGTTCACCAAGATCCACCTGCGTTTCGTCGTCAAAGGTCGCGGTTTGAAGGAAGCGCAGGTCAAGCGCGCCGTTGAGCTTTCAGCTGAGAAATACTGCTCTGCGTCGATCATGCTCGGACGCGCCGGTGTGGAAATCAGCCACGCCTATGAGATCGTCGAACTGGGCTGA